In the genome of Chiloscyllium plagiosum isolate BGI_BamShark_2017 chromosome 22, ASM401019v2, whole genome shotgun sequence, one region contains:
- the LOC122561088 gene encoding free fatty acid receptor 4-like: MEPNFYTPLRGYGENRTFFAYFSEFRSSNHILIPTIETVALVLVFLISLLTNACMMVLIVKGKRLINFQCLVLNLFLADIAFVAVIPIIIVVRWTGSWTLGAYTCRALLYVMATSGEVAIITVAAISIERSISILNLRLKAPLHCKLVTAVILTIWLFSAITSLPLCIYFHVMTIQFKDQEYQICTLVWPNTMHEISWDVTYGLLIFIIPGLIIVISYTKILKITKATRKRLQASRLCSVYQQQIRVSRQDYWLFRTLLLLMISFFIMWTPVSLVIFLILAQNFKKDLLLTSTLFFWICTFTLTNSAVNPILYGATQFKGEWRQMLCFCHLKNSGTAAQECTVPKVRTQVSQAAPSVICN, translated from the exons ATGGAACCTAACTTCTATACACCACTCCGAGGCTACGGGGAGAACAGAACCTTTTTCGCCTATTTTTCTGAATTCAGGTCTTCTAACCATATTCTTATACCTACCATCGAGACAGTTGCCCTAGTGTTGGTTTTTCTGATCTCCTTGCTGACCAATGCCTGCATGATGGTGCTCATTGTAAAGGGCAAGAGACTCATCAATTTCCAGTGTCTGGTGCTGAATCTCTTCCTGGCAGACATTGCGTTTGTGGCTGTCATTCCAATCATCATTGTCGTTCGCTGGACTGGATCGTGGACTCTTGGAGCTTATACGTGTCGCGCCCTTTTGTATGTCATGGCCACAAGTGGTGAGGTGGCCATCATCACTGTAGCTGCCATTAGCATTGAGCGATCAATCTCCATTCTCAATCTGCGATTGAAAGCTCCGCTGCATTGCAAGTTGGTGACGGCAGTTATACTAACGATTTGGCTGTTTTCGGCCATCACATCTCTGCCCCTCTGCATATATTTTCATGTGATGACCATTCAGTTTAAAGACCAG GAATATCAGATTTGCACCCTGGTGTGGCCCAATACAATGCATGAAATCAGCTGGGATGTGACCTATGGCCTGTTGATCTTCATCATTCCAGGTTTAATCATTGTCATCAGCTACACAAAGATATTAAAG ATTACCAAAGCCACCAGGAAAAGGTTACAAGCCAGCAGGCTGTGCTCAGTTTACCAACAACAAATCCGAGTTTCCCGGCAGGATTATTGGCTCTTCCGGACACTTCTGCTCCTCATGATTTCCTTCTTTATCATGTGGACACCTGTTTCTCTTGTCATCTTCTTGATTCTAGCACAGAACTTTAAGAAGGACCTGTTGTTAACCTCCACCTTGTTTTTCTGGATCTGCACATTTACACTCACCAACTCGGCTGTGAATCCTATCTTATACggtgccactcagttcaaaggtgaGTGGCGACAAATGCTTTGTTTCTGCCATTTGAAAAACAGTGGCACAGCAGCACAAGAATGTACAGTTCCAAAAGTCAGAACTCAAGTGTCACAGGCAGCACCATCTGTCATTTGCAATTAA